CATGATAGTGCCCCCTAGTGTAATAGCGAGAACCCAGAAACCCGAAAAATCCTGTCTAGAAAGCGTTGTCTCatgttaggttatttcaagtcagaATTTGGACTTTTATTCAAACCTTTCTGAGCGACTTTTATAAAACAGGCTTCGGATGTGCTGGATGCATCGAAAAGCTTTCCTGATCTGACTCCAGATATCGCATCTACAGTGATGACTGGCACGGCTGTAGGTCCGATCTTCATGATCTTTGATTTTTCCAGGCTGATACGCAGGCCGATCTTACTGGCTTCGTGGTTGATGTGAGATGAGACTTAAACTGTGCTAATGCTTGTTCACAAATGGCAGTATAATTCTCATGCTGTCCAAATGAATGTTGTGCTGGAAAATAAAACTTTGGTCGTGCTCTGTTTCGCAAGGAGTTTGATAACTGCCAGGTTGAATGTTTGAAAGCAAAGAGGTACTGAGATTACAAGTAACACGTTTttcattagtctttttttttccagtagacTTTGAtgctttaaactgtttttgtattttttttcttctagaccTGATTGAGGAGAGTGAAGAGCTGAAGGATTTGGAAAAGAAAAAGCAGAATGAGAAAGATCATGATTTAAAAATTGGAGAAAAGATGGAATCTAACAGTTTTTTCATCTGCCGTctttgtggaaagagtttcagtcgAAAACAAAACCTTACGCTCCACATgaaagttcacactggagagagacattttatctgtaaacagtgtggaaagagtttcactcaaagTGGAAACCTTAAAATTCACATtagaattcacaccggagaaaaGCCTTATACTTGCACTCAGTGTGGACAGAGATTTGCACATAAAGGCAACTTTAATtcccacatgagaactcacagtAAAGAGAGCTccttcacctgccaacaatgtgggaAGAATTTCCCTCAAAAACAAAACCTGGCagtccacatgaggattcacaccggagagaagccttacacttgcactcagtgtggaaagagttttgctcataaacacactcataataaccacatgagaactcacacaggagagaagctgttcacatgtgatcaatgtggaaagagcttcaccaCAGAACTAAGCCGTAGATACCACATGACCATCCACACCggagaaaaacatttcatatgtGGTCAATGTGGAAGGAGTTTCATACATAAAGTAAGCCTTGATCGCCACATAAGGAGTCACTCAGGAGAGAACTGTTTTATATGTCATctatgtggaaaaagtttttgtCATAAATGTAGCCTCAAAactcacatgagagttcacactgaaGAGAATTCCTTCACCTGCAAACCTGAGTGAACGTTCACTACTGCTGAGTGTGGGACAAATAAGACACCTTCATGAccacttcttttatttttatcattcacCTCTATCTACATTATCCACCCATGTTATCTTGAGGCTACATCTGACCATCTCCTTTTGCTGAAGTTTCAACTAAtaagcatttatatttacatttagtcagttagcagacacttttatccaaatcaacAGAAATTTGgtaagcaacattttttttttaataaataatttaactgaATAGAAAAGGAATATAGaacaaatttgttattttatttatatatatatatatatatatatatatatatatatatggggactTTGAATGATGCCTCTTTACCGGGGTATtcaattaatttcatatatattattattattgtttggacCTCCACTGGGGACTTTGAATGATGCCTCTTTACCGGGGTATtcaattaatttcatatattgATAACTTGGAATCAAAATAGTAGTTGAACTTCATTCATGCTGTGAAGTGCCACACTGTATAACTGAATGATAATATAAATGATggtcatataaataaaatgacaagctGAATGAAATAAAGAACTTTACACTTCATTTTCTAAATCATCATAGAGAGAGAATGTACTGGCAATACACTCATCTGATGACATCTGGAAGGTACTTCCTTcaagttggcaccccataaaaagaaataatcaacAAAACTATGCTATTCATTTGTGCTGCAAAAACAAGTGTTTAttctggtttggtgtttgagatattaaacatttttttgaccGTGTGACGTCACCCTCCACCCCATGTTGCCCAAATCACTCCAAATTGGTGCAGTTCGTTTGTGTTGGGTTTATGCCTTTAAAACAAATGCTTGATCTATTTTCCTTCCTTaaactggggtggagagtgacgtcacagcTCCCGTCTGTCTAATCACACAAAACCGgtgtcatttgtttgtgcttgATTAGTTCTGATTTGTGCCATTGAAATGAACATCAAATATTtttctccttcttagaaataacaaacAGTATTTGAggcagtgacgtcactctccaccccatgccGTCCAAATCTCTCCAAACTGGTTTCCTGTTCGTTTCTGCTTGATTTGTGGCATTAAAAGAAACAATGTTACCATGACCTCTTCTTGAACATATTGAAAACTTTACTCTCCATCCCATTTAGTGTGGACACAGAGgtttttagagagaaatgcatctttacggattacataatggagtttgtttttaattatttaaagagttttaagactttgaattatttcattttaaagttgtaatttaaagctttctatatatttatcatatctgAGGCAAATAGGCTgttcgctgagtttcggttcatcaTTGTGAAGCGCCTCCTGTTCAAgactgagacggcagaaagcgcatacAGTTtggttactttatttttaaagcacaacgttttgttgtgagcacacacaaataaatgtagacctttttcaGTGCAGAAACAGTGATGTGTTACTCTTTTCTTTATGggcaaaaatgatggcgtattttaagttgttttaacttttataaagaaaaaagtgTTCGCTGGCACCTCCATGCCCTGTAAAGCACGCTTTAGCTTACACTATCCACACAAACGATTGGATATGCATCTAAAAGCgaacatttatctaggttaaacatttaaactaacattgtatatatacagtgccctccataagtattggaacagtaaagacaaaattgctttctcggctgtggagtcaagacatttgcaaatatgattaaaagatgaatacgcgacaaaactacagattgtcacattttattattaggtctttcgacacatacatgttttaccaaataaaaaggacagcacttttagagttcatcccactatttgatgtgagcgtaagtattggaacagttgaatttaaggcagatgtaaaaaattaaaagctaataatTAGTTGCAGATCctttgcatgcaatcagagcagtgagtctgcaacccatagacatcaccagactcttggacttatgctttgaaatgctttacCCCATCCTTTAAttcagccaattccaactgttgcttgttttcgGGAGTTTGTGCcattagtctcctcttcagctggtgaaactaatgttcaatcagatttaaatctgaagaTTGATTTGGGCagtctaagactttacatttctttgccctgataaagtccttgactggcagggtgaactggcagggtgttttgggtcattgttctgatccaatatgaaatatttctattgagtttggtggcattttcttgaaaattggtagccaagatgattttgtaccctttcaaattcattctgctactgccatcatacattaagtcatcactaaaatgaagaggtcctgttctagagacagccatgcatgcccatgccatgacaccacctccaccaagctttacagatgaggttgtatgcttaggatcatttgcagttcccttttttctccacactagatttgtaacgtaaatcatttgtaaacctttgccaacacaggagaatacagcATCCATGTCTAAATATGCCATGTATTGTACatcataatttcaaaataaaagtttctgcatgtggccaaatattaaaatttaatggatttaaaccATAGACTGTGATTTAAATATCGTTTCTTCACGCAGTAAAGTGAAACTGTTggtgccctctgcaggtatttgttttaatacataatgtgcttaagtttagttttgttcatattatgtataggcatattacattatgtattttaacagtgttgttcaatacaatcatgtaatttctttttggtattttatttgagccaattattattgcttcatcgttagtttatatataaatagccaCACTAAAGCCTGTAAGGTTTAAACTTAAGTCTGTTTGTGTTACTTAAAAATGTCAgattactcagttgtcaaaataatcagtagattacttaattaccaaaataatcattagttacagccctatattagttaaaatatttcaaagtacaactgcattgttttactttttgtaattaaaagacaaattttttttcattgaaaatttcttgaaaatagtattaaaatattgtctcgttctagtgaaccaagtatctgtattttatcTCATCTTGTGAGACAAGTGTatcgtcacacccctagtgtttgatacagctttcattctttgatacagctttcattcagGTCAACCATGTGtttgatacagctttcattctttgatacagctttcattcagGTCaaccaaaaatacactaaaaaaaaaaaaagttacaacaaacaaagcaacaACTTTCCCATAATACCCATAAAAAAGTTAAAGCTCACACAATCATTTCAATCTTCACTTCCCCCCTTTATTCAAtatctgtatatttcctacttgctgaagggcacaggtaaatataacataacaggtttatgtgaagattaagttcacttaaattagataAAGATAGTTAAATTGATAGCTTTGTAATGTTTAAATGGCTAATCAATTGTTTaatattaggggaaaaaaaaactatttcataagCCCTATTCGCACCTCCGGTCATTTGTAATTATTGCGGAGGTTGAATGCACCACACGAAGTTCagaagttgggggggggggttcaaaaTCACACAGGTTccctagataatactaatcctGTGCCATTAGGGCTATAGAGACATCAAagtgatactggccttcagtgataaaaagatgccattatacaaatattaaaaatatactgtctttatgatGTTTCTACATtcataaatattacacattttttaacattattaaatgcacGTAATGagtgactgataccatctttATGAAATACGCTTGTTGAGTcacatctttgtttttgttaattttcaagatctgaggtaagcTATCTATTCCCAGCAAACATGCCCTCACAGTGGGGCCGCAATACTGGCATGAAATTCGGGGCATGTGTGGGCCCCACACTATGGGGGGGAGGGAGGAGTGGGACAGCCCAAAGCCCAAAGTGTGGGTTGAGTGTGGGCTGGTCCACAAAAAAAGCAGAGTGGGCCCCTAACATACCCACAGGCATGGTCCatactgtgggctgggtgtggacACAGTGGGGCAAGAGTGGGAATACTGTGGGCCAAAGTTATGCCCTCTATTTATCTTTAATGAATAACAAATGTAGTTTGGTCCTGATAAGTAGCGTCCCAGCCAAAAATGTGTACCTGGGGCCCCAGTAGACCTCACAGTATGCCCACACTTTGGAGGTAAATGTGAACATAAACCTGTGTAGGGCCATTGTGGccttaacaaataacaaaaatttgtACCTGCAGCAAAGGACCACCCCCCCCgaaaaaaaattaactagatTTATGCTTGTGTTCCCTGTTGAAAAagggtatgttttgacgctgagATGCTGGTTTTATGCTGGTCCTTTCTGCTGGTTTGACGTGGTCATGTACTGGCAAAGGATTAGCATAAACCGGCAAAGGATCAGCATAAACCGGAAAAGgatcagcataaaccagcaaaggaccagcataaaccagcaaaggatcaTCATGAGgcagcaaagtaaaccaccaaAGGACCAGATCAAAACaacaaaccagcaaaggaccagctcaaaccagcaaaggaccagcataaaccaccaaaaaacaacaaaaaaccaccaaaaaccaccaaaaaaccagcaaaggaccagctcaaaccagcaaaggaccagcataaaccaccaaaggaccagctcaaaccaccAAAGGAtcatcataaaccagcaaaggaccagattaaaccagcaaaggaccagcataaaccagcaaaaggaccagcatcataaccagcaaaaggaccagaataaaccagcaaaaggaccagctcaaaccggcaaaggaccagctcaaaccggcaaaggaccagcataaaccagcaaaggaccagctcaaaccaccAAAGGAtcatcataaaccagcaaaggaccagctcaattcagcaaaggaccagcataaaccagcaaaccaacaaaatcaaaacatcaaaacaacaaactaaaaccataaaacaatgaCTCAAaccggcaaaggaccagcataaaccggcaaaggaccagcataaaccggcaaaggaccagctcaaaccaggaAAGgatcagcataaaccagcaaaggaccagcaaaaggatcagcataaaccagcaaaaggatcatcataaaccagcaaaggaccagctcaaaccagcaaaggatcgtcataaaccagcaaaggaccagctcaattcagcaaaggaccagcataaaccagcaaaaggatcagcataaaccagcaaaggaccatcctagagtcaaaacatacctaaccagacTGTTAGGGCATTTCTACCTCAGGAAGTCTCCCAGGGCACTAgtattttttgtggatttttttttaatgttaaaaataaatgtatgctttAATGATGGTAGAGATACACAAAGAGTGCAAATGAACTGCATGACTAAATGAGACAATGGCAGTGGTTGATTGTTTTCCCTTATTCTCACTCTCAAACTCAGTGAATGACAgactaaaataattcatttacaacATTTTCAAATTTCAGCTCTAAACACGTTGACTCAAGCCGAGTTccgactgcacgattttcaaagtagtcgggtcactgttcttttcacactgcatgactatcttggccagcattcagttgctgctgtgttcacactgcacaatggatcggcgacagaaggtttcacactgcatgtctttacaataggaagaatcgcagACAGCTCTGTCTGGcacgcaaactacgtttcacaaccaaacacacgcgagatgtgacaaggaaaaGCGATATCACGCatgcaagaccggagttctcacgtgagactgggattattattaaataatgccaaatttctactaatttttcttccatttcctgGGTCCAAATAGACAGAGAAGAAGCCTTTTTCTGAAACGAAgtcatgcttgctgatattgtggtctgtaactcctccccgaactccccgctgctctgtaacttgctctctcattggctgtcggtcATCGCCGATGTAGTTTTCAGgaagaacacttttcacacagcatgattttgaatcgccgacaggtccagatatttagcatgccaaatatctcatgGGCATCAGCGACTTAtcggcgattctctcagatcgcgtctttgctcCTTCACACTGTGTGATTGTCACTCGTGTGAACGAGCaacgatttgcctgtgatttcaggcatttgtcggcgatttctcaaaacctgtcgcCGAGCCAAAATCGGGgataaaatcgtgcagtctgaactcggcttcaGTTGTTGTAGGCAAATGTAACGTAtccaatatgtgtgtgttgtgttcatttTCACCCACTTCAGCAACATTAGTCATTACTGAGTACGTAATTAAAGATGGTGTTAACACAAGATTAAGATATATTCTGGCAATATGACCACTTTTGctgtataaactaaataaatggtGTTTGTTCAGTTTGAGACTATGTCCCAAGAGGATGTCTGAGTCACAGATGAAAATGGCTTATTATTGtaatatgggtttgaaacaacaagagaatgagaaattatgacagaattttaagttTTGGAAAAACGGGCCCTTTAAGAAATAACGAATGACTTTAACGTGATGCATGAATatgcagctttaaataaatttaaatgtacttaCATTACAAAAAATGCAGCGACCTGTTCCTGGTGGCCCTTTATCTGCAGCTGACACAAACCAAatggagaaaaagaggaaaaatcaatgaatttctgtgaaatattgcatatatcaatacaaaataaatgtatttttacatttaacggTGACCATCTTTATGGGTACATACAGTAAGTTACACTAACGTCTCTCTCTCGGTGCACACGCCGGCTTGTGTGTGAGTTTACCGATGTCTATCAGTTATGAACATCCATACGTTAATGCTATATGTAACAAGATTTAATAAGCGTGTGTAGCCGAAGtatttattatgatataaatCCTCGTTTATGTTGCTAATTAGGACTTTATAAGACATTATACGGACTTGGCTCCATTATGTATTGCTCGCTGTTATtaagcaatcaaaacaacaataaaccaaATTAACACCAAAATGGACATACAATCATTTAATTTAACGAATTAATGCGCAATTTTAAAGGATATATTACCTCAGAAAACGATCCGAATGGGTTATAGTCGGCCGTTATAACCGTTGGTCATTTAAAAACAGGACAAACAACGCtcataaacaaaataatcaccaaaatatgtgtaatttaattcatattaattaattaattcacaaCCATTTTGAcgaattttacatattttaatagaaaattcaaatttactaagaaatgtaaaaatcttataaaatcttacagaatcatatatatatatataaagcatatgtatagatatatatatagatggatgaGCATAAGAGCATAAGaaatttcttctgctcatcaaggctgcatttatttgatcaaaaacaggaaaaagttttatcttgtgaaatattattacgatttaaaataacgtttttctatattaatatacattaaaatgtaatttatttctgtgatcaaagctgtttACTAATATataaggcctctaacactagcttgctctatttgttttcttttctatctgttttatttttatttattatataataaaaaaaactttgctacCTGTACTGCATTAAACTGACTGAGATTTGTTaaagcacttgtatatcattgctcttttgttgatcctgattgcttccattgtcctcgtTTGTAAGTCACTcttgataaaagcgtctgctaaatgactaaatgtaaatatatatagtgttctgggttttttaaatactgtaatatggtAAAATATAATCTGTCTGACTCTATCTGGAACAGGTTTTCCTGTTGACCGTGTGCTGTTTTAGTTataatttgaagggtaatggaaaaaaagttaatatgattaaataaaaataattataaaaaaaacaacataaaccaactgtgctgcaaaaataaaaaagttaatttttttaaataaaattgtatataaatagttTATAAGTACACATgtagatatttaatttaatattattaaatactttcaTATTAAAAAACTGCAATATATTGTTAGAAACACTATGATATAAGTACTGTattaataactgaatttaaataagTGGAAACAACAATCTTTGTGTGATTCacttataaagtaattttgtaCAACTAATAACTTATTACCTTATTCttgcatttgttaatttttgaGTAATCTGTGTCCCtaacaaatatttagttttattgataAAGCTGATATAGATTACTGTTTTTCCTTTTAGACAGAATCATAACATAACTACTACCAGATGTGCTGCACAGTCTTTCTTTAGCAGTTATTTTCAGAGCACAACTAGACAACgtgtttttaaacatgtatttaataaaataaaactctgaaCACGAGTTTTATTGTTTGTCTGTCAATATTTCCAGCACTTCTGACATTGGTATTTGAACAGGAAGGGTGCTGTGACGTCATAAGGTGGCGTTtgaacgggacttttattttggagggGTGCCGTGACGTCACAAGGCTGCGTCGCGCTCCTGcgtctgtgattcggctgaagaaaggtttgttttctttcagagttTTTAAGTCAACGCTAACGATGTAGAATGAgttaattattgtttaatgtaaGACTGTAGTGATCTGACGTTAATGTTCGTTATTTGCTGGAGTAAAGCGCATCAGTAACTGAGTAAAAGAGAAGCCGCTTCTCATTTCTCTCTCGATATCGTGAAtcattttatagtaaaaatatgaatgaaaaagtGACGGAGAATCACCTGAAAGAAACATTAGAGCGTTTTCATCTGAATATAGGTTACAGATACTCtttctgtgaaaaataattatacatttatatgtttcTCTCTTCAGACAAGAGATTGTTGGACGTTTTCTGATTTCtgatcattaaaatttaattcagaGTAGCCCTGAACTAATTAATAGTcttctcttaaaaaaaaggttgtgAGAAACGATTGtaactttgaaattaaattttaaaagtaatgatgGAGAAACTGAGCTTTTAGAAACTCCTTgttgttttaaacactgattaaGGCACTCAAATAACCGCATGCTCACGACAAAACTGTAAATAACAAACCGTTTTTACAAACCAACTGCAAATAAAGTCATTGAAGTGTAATCTAATGACTGTAATCTACCGATCATTTAGTTTACCTGCTGAAGCAACTGAGATCCATGTGATACACGATTataaagatggcgtttattaaagaggaaagTGAAGACTTCAGGATTGAAGAAGTATTCAGTCTGAAACAAGAAgagactgaggaacaaacaggttggttttatatttttcaagAATGTCTTGTCAGTGTCCAAATTTAAGtggttttatttgaaatggagCCTCATGTATAAACACTTGTTGAGATCACATTACCAGACAAATactaaatgatataataaaaagaaaacaaagatagaatacaaaaagattagggaagcaagtgttagttttttttttttttttttttttaagaaaacaagtagttagtaaataaataaatagagtgcaagtctaaaaggggcaagttttcatgtgtttttagccgattcttgaagatggctaaggactcagctgctgggattgagttgggcaggtcattccaccaggagggaacgtTTAATggaaaagtctgtgaaagtgattttgtgcttctttgggatggacaatcaagcgacgttcacatgcagaacgcaagcttctagagggcacataaaacatacatttatataaatgtatctgtaTACAATAAAACCACAATACCAACTACCAATAGGTCTCTGGCTGacagcaaaaaattattttgaggtatatatatatatatatatatatatatatatatatatatatatatatatatatatttatatttatatttatttcacaatatgatgTAAATCCAGCCCTGTACATGATACTGATTTTTGTTTGCCAAATTGGTTTGGAACAGTTGTTGAATAAACAACcaaactgaactattatgcctgtctatctgcttgactgacagttgtattgatcactgagagagcattgacttggtatgatgttggttcaatataaaaaatatttttttattaattttttatagaaatagatTAGATTAGACTACTTTTGTCATGttgttgtagcttagcttgctacatttcacagggctgtagctttagtgtagtgaagcttcatttaacGAAGAGCAACTGTTAGCTTAGCTCACcacattttccaagtagcttgcccaacactgccTTTTAATATGGGTTTGGAAGAATTTAAAGTCCAGCC
This genomic stretch from Cyprinus carpio isolate SPL01 unplaced genomic scaffold, ASM1834038v1 S000006585, whole genome shotgun sequence harbors:
- the LOC122144045 gene encoding gastrula zinc finger protein XlCGF8.2DB-like isoform X1, which codes for MAFIKEESEDFRIEEVFSLKQEETEEQTDLIEESEELKDLEKKKQNEKDHDLKIGEKMESNSFFICRLCGKSFSRKQNLTLHMKVHTGERHFICKQCGKSFTQSGNLKIHIRIHTGEKPYTCTQCGQRFAHKGNFNSHMRTHSKESSFTCQQCGKNFPQKQNLAVHMRIHTGEKPYTCTQCGKSFAHKHTHNNHMRTHTGEKLFTCDQCGKSFTTELSRRYHMTIHTGEKHFICGQCGRSFIHKVSLDRHIRSHSGENCFICHLCGKSFCHKCSLKTHMRVHTEENSFTCKPE
- the LOC122144045 gene encoding gastrula zinc finger protein XlCGF8.2DB-like isoform X2, coding for MESNSFFICRLCGKSFSRKQNLTLHMKVHTGERHFICKQCGKSFTQSGNLKIHIRIHTGEKPYTCTQCGQRFAHKGNFNSHMRTHSKESSFTCQQCGKNFPQKQNLAVHMRIHTGEKPYTCTQCGKSFAHKHTHNNHMRTHTGEKLFTCDQCGKSFTTELSRRYHMTIHTGEKHFICGQCGRSFIHKVSLDRHIRSHSGENCFICHLCGKSFCHKCSLKTHMRVHTEENSFTCKPE